A genomic region of Oryza glaberrima chromosome 1, OglaRS2, whole genome shotgun sequence contains the following coding sequences:
- the LOC127781220 gene encoding acyl transferase 9-like, protein MAAAAVTKSPPALVPLAGPTPGGSLPLSSIDKTAAVRVSVDFIQVFPSSAEAAKDQAASVAAMREGFARALVHYYPVAGRIAEPVPGEPEIDCTGEGVWFIEAEASCSLEEARNLERPLNIPKEELLPRPPPEVRVEDTVLLAQITKFTCGGFAVGICFSHLVFDGQGAAQFLKAVGEMARGLPEPSLKPIWARDAIPNPPKPPLGPPPSFTAFNFEKSVIEISLDSIKRVKDQVASETNQKCSTFDVVTAMMFKSRTLAIDFAPDADVRLGFAASTRHLLNNVLPSVDGYYGNCVYPGGLAKTSQEVKDASLVEIVTAIREAKDVLSTRFLDWMSGGAKENHYNVSLDYGTLVVTDWSHVGFNEVDYGFGEPSYVFTLNDDVNIVPSVVYLKPPKPKQGIRLVLQCVEAQHSKVFGEELQKLA, encoded by the exons atggctgccgccgccgtcaccaagtcgccgccggcgctggtGCCCCTGGCGGGGCCCACTCCGGGCGGCTCCCTCCCGCTCTCCTCCATCGACAagaccgccgccgtccgcgtctCCGTCGACTTCATCCAGgtcttcccctcctccgccgaAGCCGCCAAGGACCAGGCCGCATCGGTCGCCGCCATGCGGGAGGGTTTCGCCAGGGCGCTCGTCCACTACTaccccgtcgccggccgcatcGCGGAGCCGGTCCCCGGGGAGCCCGAGATCGACTGCACCGGGGAAGGGGTGTGGTTCATCGAGGCCGAGGCGAGCTGCTCGCTCGAGGAGGCGCGCAACCTCGAGCGCCCCCTGAACATCCCCAAGGAGGAGCTGctccctcgcccgccgcccgagGTCCGCGTCGAGGACACCGTGCTCCTCGCGCAG ATTACGAAGTTCACATGCGGTGGATTTGCTGTGGGCATTTGCTTCAGTCACTTGGTGTTTGACGGGCAAGGTGCAGCCCAGTTCCTGAAAGCAGTTGGTGAGATGGCAAGAGGGCTCCCTGAGCCATCACTCAAACCAATTTGGGCCAGGGATGCCATTCCCAACCCTCCCAAACCACCTCTAGGACCACCTCCATCGTTTACTGCATTCAACTTTGAGAAATCCGTCATTGAGATCTCGTTGGATAGCATCAAGCGTGTCAAGGACCAGGTCGCAAGTGAGACCAACCAGAAATGCTCCACCTTCGATGTGGTCACTGCCATGATGTTCAAATCCCGTACTTTGGCTATTGACTTTGCACCTGATGCCGATGTTCGTCTGGGTTTTGCTGCTAGCACACGTCACCTGCTGAACAATGTGCTGCCTTCAGTCGACGGCTACTACGGTAACTGTGTCTACCCTGGTGGCCTCGCCAAAACCAGCCAGGAGGTCAAGGATGCGTCGCTCGTAGAGATTGTGACAGCGATCAGGGAAGCCAAGGATGTGCTCTCGACACGGTTCCTCGATTGGATGAGCGGTGGTGCCAAGGAGAACCATTACAATGTGTCGCTGGATTACGGCACACTAGTCGTCACAGATTGGAGCCATGTCGGGTTCAACGAGGTGGACTACGGGTTTGGCGAGCCGAGCTATGTGTTCACCCTGAATGATGATGTGAACATTGTGCCGTCCGTCGTCTACCTGAAGCCGCCCAAGCCGAAGCAGGGAATCAGGTTGGTGCTGCAGTGCGTGGAGGCTCAGCACTCCAAGGTTTTCGGTGAGGAGTTGCAGAAGCTTGCATAG